From the genome of Triticum aestivum cultivar Chinese Spring chromosome 3B, IWGSC CS RefSeq v2.1, whole genome shotgun sequence, one region includes:
- the LOC123066765 gene encoding 60S ribosomal export protein NMD3-like has product MASPHPLPGDMLFLPPQSQAAAAACTTLCCLCGVPMPPNAANTCAPCLRARIDVAEGAPRHAAVVHCPSCSSYLEPPRRWTRAAAESAKLLQLLLRRVQRPIQRLGVSLTAAEFVFTEPHSKRIRLRLRLRREVLPGRGVALERDHAVEFTVHDRLCDPCARARADPDQDQWCAVVQLRQRASHRRTLLHLEQRLAALGAAGSATRVDVTSADGIDFFFASRSHAAGLVALIASLAPARVADAARQLVSHDTKSNTYRHRHAFSVELCPVCRDDLVFLPREASRALGGLGPLVLCVRVTDTLALLDASTHRVVSLGIKDYDRHRFEPTLSSRQLVEYVVLDVDPSLAIGDATAARFGYRTAYVQVARASELGRTDAIITVRTHLGHLLRPGDRALGYDLRGANANDLDGQSHCLPDAVLVKKFYEKGGDGERMQQDGGRSDDHGDVGIDDIAMGIGGIDLDPCDEVELDELLEDLRI; this is encoded by the coding sequence ATGGCGTCGCCGCACCCCCTGCCCGGCGACATGCTGTTCCTCCCTCCCCAATCGCAGGCCGCGGCCGCCGCGTGCACGACGCTTTGCTGCCTGTGCGGCGTGCCGATGCCGCCCAACGCGGCCAACACCTGCGCGCCCTGCCTCCGTGCGCGCATCGACGTCGCCGAGGGGGCGCCGCGCCACGCCGCCGTGGTGCACTGCCCGTCATGCTCCTCGTACCTGGAGCCACCGCGGCGCTGGACGCGCGCCGCGGCGGAGTCGGCCAAGCTcttgcagctcctccttcgccgcgtCCAGCGCCCGATCCAGCGCCTCGGCGTCTCGCTCACCGCGGCCGAGTTCGTCTTCACCGAGCCACACTCCAAGCGCATCAGGCTCCGCCTCCGCCTTCGCCGCGAGGTTCTCCCcggccgcggcgtcgcgctggagCGGGACCACGCCGTCGAGTTCACCGTCCACGACCGCCTCTGCGACCcctgcgcccgcgcccgcgccgacCCCGACCAGGACCAGTGGTGCGCCGTCGTCCAGCTGCGGCAGCGCGCGTCGCACCGCCGCACGCTGCTCCACCTCGAGCAACGCCTGGCCGCCCTCGGCGCGGCCGGCTCGGCGACCCGCGTCGACGTAACCAGCGCCGACGGGATCGACTTCTTCTTCGCGTCCAGGTCACACGCTGCCGGCCTTGTCGCCCTCATTGCCTCCCTCGCGCCGGCGCGCGTGGCGGACGCGGCGAGGCAGCTCGTGTCGCATGACACCAAGAGCAACACATACCGCCACCGGCACGCCTTCTCCGTTGAGCTCTGCCCGGTGTGCCGCGATGACCTCGTCTTCCTTCCGAGGGAGGCGTCCCGCGCGCTCGGCGGGCTCGGGCCGCTCGTGCTCTGTGTCAGGGTCACCGACACGCTGGCCCTCCTCGACGCCTCCACCCACCGCGTTGTCAGCCTCGGCATCAAGGACTACGACCGGCACAGGTTCGAGCCCACGCTCAGCAGCCGCCAGCTCGTGGAGTACGTCGTGCTGGATGTCGACCCATCGCTGGCCATCGGCGACGCCACGGCCGCCAGGTTCGGGTACCGGACAGCGTACGTGCAGGTGGCCCGCGCATCGGAGCTGGGTAGGACGGACGCCATCATCACCGTGAGGACGCACCTCGGGCACCTCCTGCGCCCCGGCGACCGTGCACTTGGCTACGACCTCCGCGGCGCCAACGCCAATGACCTGGATGGGCAGAGCCATTGCTTGCCGGACGCGGTGCTGGTCAAGAAGTTCTACGAgaagggcggcgacggcgagaggATGCAGCAGGACGGTGGAAGAAGCGATGACCATGGTGATGTCGGCATTGATGATATCGCCATGGGGATAGGAGGCATTGATCTGGACCCGTGTGACGAGGTGGAGCTTGATGAACTGCTGGAGGACCTCAGAATCTGA